Within the Myxococcaceae bacterium JPH2 genome, the region GTAGCGGTCGCCGCGCTTGACGGCGCTGGTGAGCAGCGCGCCCGGATCCGAGCCCGCGTGCGGCTCGGAGAGCGCGAACGAGCCCACCACCGCCTCGCCCGACGTGAGCCGGGTGACGTACGTCTCGCGCTGCGCGTCGGTGCCGAAGGCGTGGATCAGCTCCGCGCACATGTTGGTCACCGCCATGGCCACGGACACGGAGGCATCCGCCGCCGCCATCTCCATCATCGCCAGGGCGTAGGCGACCACGCCCGCCTCCGCGCCGCCGTACTTCGACGGGAGGTTCACGCCCAGGAGGCCCAGCTCGGCCAGCTCGCGGAAAATCTCCGTGGGGAAGCGCTCCTCGCGGTCCATCGCGCGCGCCTGCGGAGCCACCCGCTCCCGCGCGAACTTGCGGGCGGTGTCACGAATGAGGGTCTGCGTCTCGGTCAGCTCGAGGTTCACGGCGGGCGTCCTGTCCTACTCGATGGCCTTGAGGTTGAACGGGTACTCGATGGGGTGATCGCGTCCGTCCGTGGGCTTGGGGAAGCTCATGGACATCAGCACCGCCACCACGCAGTCGTTGAGCCCCGCGTCCTTCAGCGTGCTCGCCTTCTTCACGACCTTGGCGTCCTTCACCAGCCCCTCGGGCGTGATGGTGAAGGACGTCATCAGCTTGCCCTCCACCTTCTTGCCCTTCTCCACCAGGTGGTCCTCGTAGCACTCCTGGATGCGGACCTTGTGGTGGAGCATGACCTGCTGGATGGAGTCCGGCGTGAAGGGCAGCGCGCTGACATCCAGCGCCTCCGGCTGCTTGTTGGCCGGAGCCTTCTGGGCCGTCTTGTGCTTCGCGGGCGCACCCTGCCCCAGCGCCAGCGCCGGGCTCAGGAACACCGCCATCGCGAGGGCGAGCGAGCGCGTCATGGCGACTAGTCCTTGAGGAGGTTGGCCGAGATGACGATGCGCTGGATCTCGCTCGTGCCCTCGTAGATCTCGGTGATGCGCGCGTCGCGCACGTGGCGCTCGGCGTCCATCTCCTTGCTGTAGCCCATGCCGCCGTGCACCTGGAGGGCCTTGTTCGCCACGCGGCTGGCCATCTCGCTGGCGTACAGCTTGGCCATGGCGCTCTCCTGGCTGTGGCGCACGCCCTTGTCCTTGAGGAGCGCCGCGTTCCACACCAGCAGGCGGGCCGCGTCGATCTCCGTGGCCATGTCGGCGATCATGAACTGGATGGCCTGGTGCTCGCGGATGGGCTTGCCGAAGGACTTGCGCTCCCCCGAGTAGCGGACCGCCTCCTCCAGCGCCGCGCGCGCGATGCCCAGCGCCTGGGACGCGATGCCGATGCGGCCACCGTCCAGGGTGGACATGGCGACCTTGAAGCCCTCGCCCTCCTTGCCCAGGATGTTCTTGGCTGGCACGCGCATGTCCTCGAAGAACATGGAGCAGGACCACGCGGCGCTGATGCCCATCTTCTTGTCGGGCTCGGCGCGGATGAAGCCCGGCGTGTTGGTGGGGACGAGGAACGCGGTGATGCCCTTGTTGCCCGCCTCCTTGTTCGTCATGGTGAAGAGGACGATGGCGTCCGCCTTCGGGCCGTTGGTGATCCAGTTCTTCGAGCCGTTGATGACGTACTCGTCACCCCGGCGCACCGCCACCGTCTTCTGGGCCGCCGCGTCGCTGCCCGCCTCGGGCTCCGTGAGGCCGAAGCAGCCCAGCTTCTCGCCGCTGGCGAAGGGCTTGAGGAACTGCTCCTTCTGCTCCTCGGTGCCGAACTTGCTCACCGGATCGCAGTAGAGCGAGTTGTTCACGCTCATGATGACGCCGGTGGAGGCGCAGCCGCGGCTGATCTCCTCCATGGCGATGGCGTAGCAGACGTTGTCCAGGCCCGCGCCGCCGTGCTTCTCGGGGACCGCGACGCCCAACAGCGACAGCTCGGCCAGCTTCTTCACCGCGTCCGTGGGCCACGCGTGCTGCTCGTCCCACTTGCGAGCGTTGGGGATGAGTTCCTTGGCGGCGAACTCGCGGCACAGACGCTGGATCTCGCGCTGGATGTCGGTCAGCTCGAAGTTCATGAGGCTTCTCGGACGGCGGGAGGTAAAAAGTCGAGCCTACATAGTATGCGGACCCGCGTCCGGGAACAGCGAAGACGCGGGGCCTCGGGACAAGCGCGGGTTGCCGCCGGGATTAGCCGGCGGCCCCTCGCTCACTTCCCGGTGAACTGGGCCGGGCGCTTCTCCAGGAAGGCCTTCATGCCCTCGCGCTGGTCTTCCGAGCCGAAGAGCACCGCGAACCCCTGGCGCTCCAGCTCGTTCGCCGCGCGCAGGTCCTGGTCCGCGCCGAACTCCACCACCCGCTTGGCCTGGGACACGGCCAGGGGGCCGTTCTTGAGAATCTTCCCGGCCACGGCGCGGCAGTGCTCCATGAGCTTGTCCGCCGGCAGCACGTCCAGCACCAGGCCGATCTCCTTGGCCCGGGCCGCGTCGATGCGGTCCGCGGTGAAGAGCAGCTCCTTGGCCCGCGAGCGACCCACCAGGCGCGTGAGCCGCTGGGTGCCGCCGAAGCCCGGGATGACGCCCAGGGTGACCTCGGGCAGCCCCAGCTTCGCCTTCTCCGAGGCGTAGATGAGGTCGCACGCCATGGCCAGCTCGCAGCCGCCGCCCAGCGCGAAGCCGTTCACGGCCGCGATGGTGACGATGGGCAGCGACTCCAGCGTCTGGAAGACGTGGTGCCCCAGCGCGGAGAACTCGCGCGCCTGGGCCGCGGTGATGGTGACCATCTCCGCGATGTCCGCGCCCGCCACGAAGGCCTTGTCGCCGCCGCCGGTGACGATGAGCGCGCGGGTGTCGTCGCCCAAGGACTTCAGGGCGGCGTCCATCTCGTGGAAGGTCTTGCTGTTGAGGGCGTTGAGCGCCTTGGGCCGGTCAATCGTGAGGACCGCGATGCCGCCGTCCTTCTCCAGCCGGATGTTCTCGTAGGCCATGGTGCGGGCTCCTGTCCGTGCTCGGGGGAACTAGTACTTGTAGAAGCCGCGGCCGCTCTTCTTGCCGAACCAGCCGGCGTCCACGTACTGACGCAGCAGCGGGCACGGGCGGTACTTCGGGTCGCCCAAGCCCTTGTGCAGCACCTCGGCGATGAAGAGCACGGTGTCCAGGCCGATGAAGTCCGCGAGCTGCAGCGGGCCCATGGGCTGGTTGGTGCCCAGCTTCATCGCGGTGTCGATGTCCTCCGCGGTGCCCAGGCCCTCCATCAGCGCGTAGCAGGCCTCGTTCAGCATGGGGATGAGGATGCGGTTGACGATGAAGCCCGGGAAGTCCTTGGACACCACCGTCGTCTTGCCCATGCGCTCGGCCAGCGCGCGCGTGGTGTTGTAGGTCTCCTCGGAGGTGGCCGCGCCGCGGATCAGCTCCAC harbors:
- a CDS encoding energy transducer TonB; translation: MTRSLALAMAVFLSPALALGQGAPAKHKTAQKAPANKQPEALDVSALPFTPDSIQQVMLHHKVRIQECYEDHLVEKGKKVEGKLMTSFTITPEGLVKDAKVVKKASTLKDAGLNDCVVAVLMSMSFPKPTDGRDHPIEYPFNLKAIE
- a CDS encoding acyl-CoA dehydrogenase — encoded protein: MNFELTDIQREIQRLCREFAAKELIPNARKWDEQHAWPTDAVKKLAELSLLGVAVPEKHGGAGLDNVCYAIAMEEISRGCASTGVIMSVNNSLYCDPVSKFGTEEQKEQFLKPFASGEKLGCFGLTEPEAGSDAAAQKTVAVRRGDEYVINGSKNWITNGPKADAIVLFTMTNKEAGNKGITAFLVPTNTPGFIRAEPDKKMGISAAWSCSMFFEDMRVPAKNILGKEGEGFKVAMSTLDGGRIGIASQALGIARAALEEAVRYSGERKSFGKPIREHQAIQFMIADMATEIDAARLLVWNAALLKDKGVRHSQESAMAKLYASEMASRVANKALQVHGGMGYSKEMDAERHVRDARITEIYEGTSEIQRIVISANLLKD
- a CDS encoding enoyl-CoA hydratase/isomerase family protein; the encoded protein is MAYENIRLEKDGGIAVLTIDRPKALNALNSKTFHEMDAALKSLGDDTRALIVTGGGDKAFVAGADIAEMVTITAAQAREFSALGHHVFQTLESLPIVTIAAVNGFALGGGCELAMACDLIYASEKAKLGLPEVTLGVIPGFGGTQRLTRLVGRSRAKELLFTADRIDAARAKEIGLVLDVLPADKLMEHCRAVAGKILKNGPLAVSQAKRVVEFGADQDLRAANELERQGFAVLFGSEDQREGMKAFLEKRPAQFTGK